A DNA window from Cervus elaphus chromosome 17, mCerEla1.1, whole genome shotgun sequence contains the following coding sequences:
- the AIMP1 gene encoding aminoacyl tRNA synthase complex-interacting multifunctional protein 1 isoform X1, giving the protein MNFCRFLAKMATSDAVLKRLEQKGAEADQIIEYLKQQVALLKEKAILQATLREEKKLRVENAKLKKEIEGLKQELIKAEIQNGVKQIPFPSGTPLKTDSTVSENEIQSIPITISSGAKEQVKGGGEGEEKKMKEKTEKKGEKKEKKQQPVAGSADSKPVDVSRLDLRIGCIITARKHPDADSLYVEEVDVGETAPRTVVSGLVNHVPLEQMQNRMVVLLCNLKPAKMRGVVSQAMVMCASSPEKVEILAPPNGSVPGDRITFDAFPGEPDKELNPKKKIWEQIQPDLYTNDVCVATYKGAPFEVKGKGVCRAQTMANSGIK; this is encoded by the exons AT gaATTTCTGCCGTTTCTTGGCAAAAATGGCAACCAGTGATGCTGTTCTGAAGAGATTGGAGCAGAAGGGTGCAGAAGCAGATCAAATTATTGAATATCTTAAGCAACAAGTTGCTCTTCTTAAGGAGAAAGCAa TTTTGCAGGCAACtttgagagaagagaagaaacttCGAGTGGAAAATGCtaaattgaagaaggaaattgAAGGATTGAAACAAGAGCTAATTAAGGCAGAAATTCAAAATGGAG TAAAACAAATACCATTTCCATCTGGTACTCCACTAAAAACTGATTCCACAGTTTCTGAAAATGAGATACAGTCTATACCAATAACCATATCTTCTGGTGCTAAAGAGCAagtaaaaggaggaggagaaggagaagaaaagaagatgaaagagaaaactgaaaagaaag gagagaaaaaggagaaaaaacagcAACCAGTAGCAGGAAGTGCTGACTCTAAGCCTGTTGATGTTTCCCGTCTGGATCTTCGAATTGGTTGTATCATCACTGccagaaaacaccctgatgcagATTCTTTGTATGTAGAAGAAGTAGATGTTGGAGAAACAGCCCCAAGAACAGTGGTCAGTGGCCTGGTGAATCATGTTCCTCTTGAACAG ATGCAAAATCGGATGGTGGTTTTACTTTGTAACCTGAAACCTGCAAAGATGAGGGGAGTAGTATCTCAGGCAATGGTGATGTGTGCAAGTTCACCAGAGAAAGTAGAAATCTTGGCACCTCCTAATGGATCTGTTCCTGGGGACAGAATTACTTTTGATGCTTTCCCTG GAGAGCCTGACAAGGAGCTGAATCCTAAGAAGAAGATTTGGGAGCAGATCCAGCCTGATCTTTACACTAATGATGTATGCGTGGCTACATACAAAGGCGCTCCCTTTGAGGTGAAAGGGAAGGGAGTGTGTAGGGCTCAAACTATGGCCAACagtggaataaaataa
- the AIMP1 gene encoding aminoacyl tRNA synthase complex-interacting multifunctional protein 1 isoform X2 — MATSDAVLKRLEQKGAEADQIIEYLKQQVALLKEKAILQATLREEKKLRVENAKLKKEIEGLKQELIKAEIQNGVKQIPFPSGTPLKTDSTVSENEIQSIPITISSGAKEQVKGGGEGEEKKMKEKTEKKGEKKEKKQQPVAGSADSKPVDVSRLDLRIGCIITARKHPDADSLYVEEVDVGETAPRTVVSGLVNHVPLEQMQNRMVVLLCNLKPAKMRGVVSQAMVMCASSPEKVEILAPPNGSVPGDRITFDAFPGEPDKELNPKKKIWEQIQPDLYTNDVCVATYKGAPFEVKGKGVCRAQTMANSGIK; from the exons ATGGCAACCAGTGATGCTGTTCTGAAGAGATTGGAGCAGAAGGGTGCAGAAGCAGATCAAATTATTGAATATCTTAAGCAACAAGTTGCTCTTCTTAAGGAGAAAGCAa TTTTGCAGGCAACtttgagagaagagaagaaacttCGAGTGGAAAATGCtaaattgaagaaggaaattgAAGGATTGAAACAAGAGCTAATTAAGGCAGAAATTCAAAATGGAG TAAAACAAATACCATTTCCATCTGGTACTCCACTAAAAACTGATTCCACAGTTTCTGAAAATGAGATACAGTCTATACCAATAACCATATCTTCTGGTGCTAAAGAGCAagtaaaaggaggaggagaaggagaagaaaagaagatgaaagagaaaactgaaaagaaag gagagaaaaaggagaaaaaacagcAACCAGTAGCAGGAAGTGCTGACTCTAAGCCTGTTGATGTTTCCCGTCTGGATCTTCGAATTGGTTGTATCATCACTGccagaaaacaccctgatgcagATTCTTTGTATGTAGAAGAAGTAGATGTTGGAGAAACAGCCCCAAGAACAGTGGTCAGTGGCCTGGTGAATCATGTTCCTCTTGAACAG ATGCAAAATCGGATGGTGGTTTTACTTTGTAACCTGAAACCTGCAAAGATGAGGGGAGTAGTATCTCAGGCAATGGTGATGTGTGCAAGTTCACCAGAGAAAGTAGAAATCTTGGCACCTCCTAATGGATCTGTTCCTGGGGACAGAATTACTTTTGATGCTTTCCCTG GAGAGCCTGACAAGGAGCTGAATCCTAAGAAGAAGATTTGGGAGCAGATCCAGCCTGATCTTTACACTAATGATGTATGCGTGGCTACATACAAAGGCGCTCCCTTTGAGGTGAAAGGGAAGGGAGTGTGTAGGGCTCAAACTATGGCCAACagtggaataaaataa